CGAGCCACATCTCCTCGCACGAGGCGTCGAAGGCCACGGACAGCCCCGCGAGCACGCGGTCTCCCGGGCCGATCGGTTCGTCCACAAGGAACAGTCGGGCCTCGGCGTCGACGAAGGCCGCCGCGCACCGGTGGCTGACCGCGACGCCCTTCGGCTTTCCCGTGGATCCCGAGGTGAAGATGATCCACGCGTCGTCGTCGGGCCCCGGCTCGCCCGCGACGCGCATCGGCGTGCCGACCACGGTCAGCTCGCGACCCGCGCCCAGCACCGCGCACACGCCCGCCTCGCCGAAGACCAGCTCGGCCCGCTCGTCCGGGTCTTCGGCGTCGACGGGGACGTAGGCAGCGCCCGCCGCGAGCACCGCGAGGATGCTGACGTAGAGGTCCGTCGTCCCGGAGGGCACGCGAACGCCGACCCGGTCGCCGACGCCGATCCCCTCTGCCGCAAGGGAAGCGCGCAGCTCGTCGACCTCGGCCAGCAACGCCCGGTAGCTCAGCGCGGTCGAGCCCGCGCGCAGCGCGTGGGCCGTGGGGTGCAGCCGGGCGGTCTCGGTGATGATGTCGAGCAGCGTGCGCTCCGGCGGCGCGGACGAACCCGCGTACAGGGCCGGAGCCAGCGTCTGCACCGCGGTCATGGGCGCGTCCTCCGAACTCTGGGATGCGCTTTTCTTTCCTGCGAAAGGAAAATCCGATCGGCGCGACCGCCGAGCCTACCGCGTGTCCGGTGAAACCGCTGCGCCCGCGGTCTAACGTCACACCAAGCGGAGCGTTCGCGGGGCGTCTTCGTGCCGCTCGGTGAACCCTATGAGACCGCGCAGCGTCGCGGTGTCGACGCGGAGGCGAACGGCGAGCGCGGCCAGGTCGACGCCGTGCTCCGCGGCGCGGACCATGGCGCGGCACAACAGGTTCGGCTGCTCGCCGGGGTACTCGCCGCCGACCGGCTCCGCGGTGCGCCAGCCGCGCTTGGCGAACGCGGTCAGCAGTCGCCGGTGCGCCGCGTCGGTCATCAGGCCGAGGCCGCGGGCACGCGCGGCGAGCGCCTTGACCGAGACGCCGTACGCGTCGGCGAGTTCCTTCACCGCGTCCAGTTCGGCGTTCAGCGGGAAGGTTCCGGCGATCTCCTCGGCGGGCGTCAGGAACTCGGCGGCGAAGGCGTCGGCCTCCGACTCGTGCACGCGGCAGCCCGGCGCCGCGTCCGGGTGCAGCAGCAGGTGGCCGAGCTCGTGTGCGACGGAGAAGCGTTGGCGCAGGGGGTCTTCCCGTTCCGTCAGCACGATCACCGGCCGGTCGGGGAGCGCGCAGGAGAACGCCCCGACGTTCGTGCCGGCAGTCGCCGGTAATCGGGTCACGACCACGCCGCGTGCTTCCAGGGCGCGGACCAGGTGCTGGACGGGACCGGTCTCGACGCCGCACGCCCCGCGGATCGCGTGCGCGGTGCGCTCGGGGCCGTCGTGGTGGCAGCCGAGATCGACGGCGGGCAGCTCGGCCACCTCGTCGAGCGCGTTGGCGACCTCCCACAGCAGTTCCACGTGCGCGAGCGCTTGGGCGCGCTCAGCGGCGCCGATCGCGCACAGGGAGCGGAAGTGGGCGTGGGCGGTGTCCAGGCGCAGGTGAGGCCTGCCGGGGGCGAAGAAGCCGACGCGGACACCGAGCCGGTCGGCGCAGCGCGCGAGGGTGCAGGGGTCGGGGCGGAGCTGGCCCAGTTCGTACCGGGAGACCGCGGCGGGGGTCAGGCCGACGGCCTCGGCAAGTTCCGGCCCGCGCAGTCCGGCGAGTTCCCTGGCCATCGACAGCCGCGCCGGATCGAAGGCCGGCGCGGGTGCGGGGGCATCCGAAGACATCACAGCCACGACGTCTCCTCGGGCTCAGCGTCGGGGTGGCAGCATCATCGCCCATCGCCCGATCGGGTCGTGGCGCCGGGGCCGATTCCCCGGTGAATATCCATCGCATTGAGAGAAACGTTTGCGCGCCTGGCAAATGCCCAATGTCTGGGTGGGTGAAAATCCCTGAACGGCGGTTGACCGACAATCGCGCCTATCAGTTGATCACGAGGCGCTGACCTGCAGGTCCCTCGTTCTCGGGGCACTCGGGCGGACCGGTGTACCCCTCCGTGGAGGGCGTTGCCGGTCACCATCTGTAGCCGCCCGTTTACTACACTCGCTAGGCTTCTTGCCCAGTGCGCAAAGGAACCTAGCGAGGTAACCGTGGCGTTCTCCGTTCTTTCGCCGGCCGCGTCGCGCGGCGGACGGACCCGATGACCATTCCGCTGCCGGATCGGCCACTGCACTCGGCGGAGCTGGAACTCTCCCCCGAGGCGCTGGAGCGCGCCCGCGTCAGGTTGGCCAGGAAATGGGCCTACCTGGTCAGCAAGACCACCTACATCCCGATGGCCCAGCAGGAGATCGAGCTCAGGCTGGCCGAGCTGGTCGACGTCGTGATCGCCACCGTGCGCACCGAGCCGTTCTCCGCCGAGCGCGCGACCGACGTGGGCACCCGGTTGGTCGAGCTGAACTTCGCCGGCCGGACGAGCCTGCGGCGCACCGTCGAGATCCTGGGCAAGTCCCTGCTCGGCATGGCCGACCTGCTCCGCGTCGACCGGCTCCCGGAGCGGGTCGTCGGTCTGCTCGGCGCGCTGACCTCCGGCTACGTCGAGGCCGTTCGCCTGTCCATCTTCGCCCAGCAGGAGAACCTCAACCGCGCGCTGATCAAGGCTGCCCAGGACGCGCAGCGCAACAGCAAGGCCAGCGAGGCGCGCTTCGACGAGGTCTTCACCTCCTCCAACAGCGGTATCGCCATCACCGACTTGGACGGCGCGTTCGTCAGGACCAACGCCGCGCTCAGCGAGATCCTCGACTACGGAGCCGAGGAGTTCGAGGGGCTCACGCTGTTCGACGTGATCGCGCCGGAGGACGTGACCTTCGTCCGCAACGCGCTGCGCGACCTCGCCGACGGCAAGGCGGAACGGCTGCGCCAGCGCCGCACCATGCTCGGCAAGGACGGCGAGACCGTGCAGGCGCACCTGGCGATCTCGTTGCTGCGCGACGGCGAGGACAACCCGAACCACTACGTGGTCATCGTCGGCGACGACACCGAGCTGACGCTGCTGCAGGGCCAGCTCAGCCACCAGTCGCTGCACGACGTGCTGACCGGACTGCCGAACCGGCAGTTCTTCACCACCAGGCTGGAGCGGGTGCTGCGGCACGCCGACCAGACCTTCGGCGTGACCATGTACCACCTCGACCTCGACGCCTTCTCGGTGATCGCCAACGGCCTCGGCGGACAGGCGGCGGAGGCGCTGCTGAAGAGCGTCGCCGAACGGCTGCGCTCGATCTTCGCGGGCGAGAGCGCGATGGTCGCCAGGCTCGGCGGCGACGAGTTCGGCGTGCTGGTGCAGAACGAGGCGGGCACGCCGGACGTGGTGCGGACCGTCGAGCAGATCAACGAGGTGCTGGCCGAACCGCTGTACGTGGGCGGCAACGGCGTCGCCTCCTCGGCGTGCATCGGCGTCGTGCACCGGCCGCCCGCGGACATCGAACCGGCGGAGCTGCTGCGCCTCGCCGACATGACGCTGCGCCGGGCCAAGCGCAACGGCAGCAGGCAGTGGGGCGTGCACGACCCCGAGCAGAGCGAGCTGGACCGCGCCCGGTTCGGCCTGGCTGCGACGATGCCCGGAGCGTGGGAGAGCGGCGAGGTCGGCGTGCACTCGCGGCCGCTGGTCCGGCTCGACGGCGGCCGCACCGTCGCGGTGGAGGTGCTGCTGCGCTGGGAGCACCCCGAACTCGGGCAGCTGCCGCACAGCCGGTGCGTGGAGCTGGCCGAGCAGATCGGGCTGGTCATGCCCTTGGGCACCTGGCTGCTGCGCTCGGCGTGCGAGAGCATGGCCGACCGCCAGCTCCCGCTCGGCGTCGGGCTCACCCCGTACCAGGCCGCCGACCCCGACCTGGTCGGCGAGGTGCTGCAGGTGCTCGAGGACACCGGCCTGGACCCGGCCCAGCTCCAGCTCGGCGTTCCGGTGCGGGCGCTGCTGTCGGACTGCGGTGAGGCGGCCGACAACCTCGCGGTGCTCGCCGACACCGGGATCGGCATCGTGCTGGACGACTTCGGCACCTCCGCGGCGGACCTCGCCTTCATGGAGGACCTGCCCGTCCGCGGGATCCGGGTGGCCTCGTCCCTGGTCCGGCTCCAGGCGGAGCGCACCGGCCGCGGCTCGTCCATCGACCGGGCGCTGACCGAGCTGGTCAGCCACGTCCACTCGGCCGGGATCGCCGTCGTCGTCGGCTGTATCGACACCCCGGCGCAGCTGGACTGGTGGCGCGGAGCGGGCGCCGACTTCGGGCTCGGCCGGGTGTTCCCCGTGCTGTCCTGACCGTCCTCTTCGGACTCGGGAACTCCCCGGCCGCTAGGCTCGTTGGAGACAGTGGCAGTGCCGCCGGTGGGGGACGGAAAGACACGTTGTGATGGAGACGACCGGGGAGAACCCTCTGGTACGCCGTTCGCGCTCGGAGCTGGTCGGCCCGCCGGTGATCGAGGACTTCCGCAGGCTGTCGCAGTTCCTGCTGGTGTACAAGTTCGCCGTCGAGGAGCTGATGACGAAGCTGCGCATCCTCAGCGAGGAGTTCGACTTCGTCCACCGGCACGACCCGATCGAGCACATCACCCACCGCGTGAAGCGCCCCGAAGCGATCATGGAGAAGCTGCGCCGCAAGGGGTTGAGCCCGGACCTGGAGACCATCGCCGAACACCTCGACGACGTCGCCGGGGTGCGCGTGGTGTGCCCGTTCGTCTCCGACGTCTACGGCGTGCGGGAGATGCTCGGCCGCCAGCACGACGTGAAGATCCTGCGCACCAAGGACTACATCGCCTCGCCCAAGCCCAACGGCTACCGCAGCCTGCACCTGATCGTGCAGATCCCGGTGTTCCTGTCCGACCGCGTCGAGCACGTCAAGGTCGAGGTGCAGATGCGCACCATCGCGATGGACTTCTGGGCCACCCTGGAGCACAAGCTGTTCTACAAGTACGACGACCAGGTGCCCGCCGACTTCGCCGACGAGCTGGCCAGCACCGCCGCCGTCGCCGCCCAGCTCGACGCCCGGATGGAGTCCCTGCACCGCCGCCTGCACCGGTAGTGACACGCGCCGTCTTCATGACTGGAATTCTGACCATGAAGACGCTGCCGCTGGCCGAGGTGAAGGCGCACCTGTCCGCCCTCGTCTCCGAGATCGAGGCGCAACACGAGCAGGTCACCGTGACCAAGAACGGCACGCCCGCCGCGGTTGTGATCTCGGTGCACGAGTGGGAGTCCCTGCTGGAGACGATCGCCGTGCTCAGCGATCAGCGGACTGTTGCCGACCTCGCGGAGGCACAGCGCACCCGGGCTGCCGGTGAGGCATGCAGCACCGACGACGTCCTGGCGGTCTTCGAGGCGCGGCGGTCCGCGGGCGCGTGAGTGAGATCTTTGAGCTTTCCTGGTCCAGCGCTGCCAAGAGGGCGATAGCAAGAGAACTTCCAGAGGCGGTGGCCGCCGCGGTTCTCGAGCTCTGCTGGGCCCGTCGCGGGAGAACCCGTACCGCGTCGGCAAGCCGCTGAGAGAGCCCTTCGAGGGGCTTTGGTCCGCGCGGCGTGCCACGTACCGCGTGGTGTACCGCATTGACGAGGAGCAGCGCACGATCATGATCGAAACGATCCGTCACCGGGGCGACGCGTACCGCTGAACGCACTGAATGAGTCATTCGGTGCGCAAGCGGTGGGGTCAGAGGCGGTTGCGGCGCCATTCGCGGACGAGGAGCCACGCGAGGTAGACGCCGCCGATGGCGCTGGTGAGGATGCCGACGGGGAGCGCGGCCGGGGAGAACAGGCGCTGCACGGCCAGATCGGCGGCCACCAGCAGGAGGGCGCCGGTGGCCGCGGCGGCGGTGAGGCCGGGGCCGGGGGCGGCGGTGAGCTTGCGGGCCAGCTGCGGGGCGGTCAGGGCGACGAACGCGATGGGGCCCGCGGCGGCGGTGGCGACGGCGGCGAGGGTGACGCTGATGGCGAGCAGGGCGAGGCGGGTGATCTCCACGGGGACGCCGAGCGCCCGCGCCTTGTCGTCGCCGAGTTCGAGCAGCGCCAGTTTCTGTCCGAAGTAGACGGTCGGCGGCACGAGCACCGCGAGCGCGATGAGCAGCGGGACGACCTGGTTCCAGGTGCGGCCGTTGAGGGTGCCGGTGATCCACGTCTGCGCGGCGATCGCGCCGGTGAGCGATGCCCTGGTGACGAGGTAGTTGTTGGCGGCCAGCAGCATGGCGCTGAGGCCGATGCCGATGAGCACGAGCCGGAAGCCCTGCACACCGCGCCGGAACGCCAGCAGGTAGGCCAGGGCGGCGGTGAGCACGCCGCCGACGAGCGCCCCGAGGGAGATCTCGGCCATGCTGCCCTGGAAGAGCAGGATGACGATCAGGGCGCCGGTCGCCGAGCCGTGCGCGAAGCCGATGAAGTCGGGGCTTCCCAGGGGGTTGCGGGTCAGGCTCTGCAGCACGGCACCGCTCAGCGCGAGCGCGGCGCCGACCAGGACGGCGATCAGCACGCGGGGCAGCCGCAGGCGGTTGACGATGAACTCGGTCGCCGGGTCACCGAAACCGAGGACGGTGCGCACGACCTCGGACACCGGCAGCGGGAAGTCGCCGGTGGTCATGCTGATCGCCGCGAGCGCGAACGTCAGCAGCAGCAACGTGATCACGACGAGCGCCGAGCGCGGGCGCACGCGCAGGGAGACGGCGCGGAACCGAACGATCATCAGAGCCTGCCGGGGGAGCGTCGGCGGCACAGGGCGATGAACACCGGGGCACCGATGAACGCGGTGACGATGCCGACCTGGAGCTCGGCGGGCGCGATGACCAGTCGGCCGATGATGTCCGCACCCACCAGCAGGATCGGTGCCAGCACGGCTGAATAGGGCAGCACCCACCGCTGGTCGGCGCCGACCACCAGGCGCGCGGCGTGCGGCACGGCGAGCCCGACGAAGCCGATGGGGCCCGCGGCCGCGGTGGCCGCCCCGCACAGGACGGTGACGGCGATGACGCCGAGCACGCGGGTGCGCCCGACGTGCGCGCCGAGCGCCCTGCCCACCTGCTCACCGAGCGCGAGCGCGTTGAGCGGGCGGGCCAGCAGCAGGGCGAGCGGGATGCCCGCCAGCAGGAACGGCGCGACCTGGGCGAGCACGTCGGCGCCGCGCCCGGCGAGCGCACCGACCTCCCAGAACCTGAACTGCCCGAAGGACTGCGGGCTGAGCAGCAGCATCGCGGAGTTGACCGCGTAGAGGGTCGCGGTGATCGCCGCCCCGGCCAGCACGAGCCGTTCCGGGGTGGCCCGCCCGCGCCCGCTGGCGCCGAGCAGGTAGACCACGACCGAGGCCACCGCCGCACCCGCGAACGCGATCCAGACCTGTCCCGACACGGTGTGCACGCCGAGGAAGGTGATGCCCGCGACCACGGCGGTCGACGCGCCCAGGGTCACCCCGAGCAGGCCGGGGTCGGCGAGCGGGTTGCGGGTGAGCGCCTGCATCAGCGCGCCGGACAACCCGAGCGCCGCGCCGACCAGGACGCCGAGCAGCGTCCTGGGCAGCCGCACGTCGTGCACGGTGACGGCCTCGACGGAGCCGTCGTGGTGCCACAACACCCGCCACAGCTGGGACAGCGGGATGTTCCGCAGTCCCAGCCAGACGCTGAGCACGATGACGACGCCGAGCGCGGTGAGCGCGACGAGCAGCCCGAGCCCGCGCAGCGCGGTCGGAGTCCGCCTCACTTCACCTTGCTCGCGAGCAGCGGGATGAGCTTGTCGATGGCATAGGGGATCGACAGCACGGTGTTGAACGAGATCGCCGCGCCGATCGGCGGTTCGTTGTACGGCACGAACAGGTCGCGCTTGTCCTGCGCCACCTTCAGCTTGCGGTACAACGGCTCGTCGCGGACCCGCTGCGAGGCCACCTCGTCCTCGGACAGCCAGACGAGCAGGTCCACGTCGAGCATGTCCAAGCCCTCGGAACCGAGGCTGATGATGTTCTCGTGCTTGGGCACGTCCAGCAGCTTCTGCGGCATCTTGAAGCCCGACTCGACCAGGAACGCGGCCTTCGGGTCGTGCGCGGCGAACGCGGCGTAGTTGCCGGGCTCGAAGGTGTCGGAGACGATCGCGGTCCTGGTCGCGAAGGCCGGGTTCTCCTTGCGCACCTTGGCGAAGCGCTCGGTGATGTCGGCGATCAGCTTCTCCCCGGTGGCGCCGCGGCCGAGCGCCTTGGTGAGGTTGCGGGTCATCTCCTGCCAGGGCGCGGCGTAGTCGGCGAACCTGCCGGACTGCGCCACCACCGGGACGCCGAGCTGGCTGAGCGTGTCGTACTGCTCCTTCTTCATCCCCGAGTACTGGGCGATGATCAGGTCGGGGCGCAGCCGGGCGATCTTCTCCAGGTTGTACTCGTCCCGCTCGCCGACGATCTCCGGCGCGGTGCCGCCCCACAGCGGCTGGGTCCACGGCCACTTGCCGAACGGGCGCTCCTTGAACCAGTCGACGACGCCGACCGGCTTGATGCCCACGGCCAGCGCCACGTCCTGGTCGGACAGGCCCAGCGTCACCACGCGCTGCGGCTGGGACTTCACCTCGGTGACGCCGTACTTGTGCTCGACGCGGACCGGGAAGACGCCGTCGGCCGCGGGTGCCGTCGCTCCGCCTTCACCTGCCTGAGGGGTTGCCGACCCACTGCACGCGGTCAGGACGACGGTCAACGCCAGCGCGCTGATCAGGCGTAAGGGCACTCTGGGCATGGGGCTTCCCCTCCGACGTCTTCACCCGTTTGAGGGAAGGCTAACCTAAGCTGTGCTGCCTGCGTAACGCGACGGCGGCCTGCGTCCAAGAAGCGGTGTCACGTCCATCTCGGAGACGGGTGAGAGATGACCGACTTCACGCGAATAGGCCGAGATCCCGCCGCGTTCGAGTCGTTCTACCGGGAGCACGTCCAGGCGGTGCAGCGGTTCGTCGCGCGCCGTGTCGACGATCCGCACCTGGCGGCGGACCTCACCGCGGACGTGTTCCTCGCGGTGATCGACACCTCGCACACCTTCCGCGCCGACCGGGGCGATCCGACGCGCTGGCTCTTCGGGGTCGCGCGCAACGTGGTGGCGGGCGAGCTGCGGCGCCGGGCGCGAGGACTGCGGGCGGCGGGCCGGATCGCCGGGCGGGCGCTGCTCGACGAGGGCGACATCGCCGCGCTGGAGGCACGGATCGACGCGGCGAGCCAGGCGCGGGCGCTGTACCTGGCGATGACCCGGCTCTCCGACGGGGAGCGGGCCGTGCTCGAACTGGTCGCGCTCGACGGGCTCACGGTCCAGGACGCCGCGAAGGCGCTGGGCATCCGGGCGGGCACCGCGCGGGTGCGACTGCACCGGGCGCGACGGCTGATGCGTGACCACCTCGTCCCCGCCACAACGGAGGTCCGGCCATGACCGAGCGATTCGAAGACCGTCTGCTCACCGAGCTGAAGCAGGTCGTCGCGGAGCGGGAACCCGTTCGCCCGGCGCCCCGGTGGCGGCCCGTTGCCGTTGCGGCGGCACTCGTGGTCGCCGCCGGAACCGCCGTGCAGCTGCTGTTCTCCGGCGGCGGTGCCGCGTACGCGCTGGAGGAGCAGCAGGACGGGACCGTGCGCGTGGAGATCAAGGAGCTCAGCGACGCCGCCGGGTTGCAGCGCAGGCTCGCCGAGCTGGGCATCAAGGCGAAGGTCGACTACCTGCCCGCGGGCAAGACGTGCCGCGCGCCGCGGTTCACCCCGATGCGGGACAAGCCGCAGAACGCGGCCGGGGCGCTGTCCACCGGGCTGAACAGTTCCGAGGCGGCGGGGACGGCGGCGGTCTTCACCTTCAACCCGGCCGACTTCACCGGGGACCGTTCCGTGGTGATCGAAACCTCGGGCGGCGGGGACGTCTCCGGGCTGCAGGTCTCCTTCGCCGAAGGTCCGGTGGGTGCGTGCGTTCCGGTCCCCGTTCCCCCTGGTCACATCGGGAACGGCTCCGGTGGCGGCGGGTCGCGGTAGGCTCGGCGGGGTCCCGAGCCACCCCAGCCCCCGAGCGCAGAGCCGGACGGAGCGATGAAGCAGTTGCCGACGAAGGACCGCTCCGGCAGCCAGGCGTGGCTGGGGCCCATCTCCCTGGGGCTGGCGGTCGCCAGCTGGGTGTTCCCTTACGTGAACCTGGCACTCGTCGCGGCCGCGTGCGTCTGCGGCGTCGTCTCGATCGCCACCAGGAAGTGGCACAGCGTCGACTGGACCGCCGTCGCGGGCATCAGCCTGGCGCTCGGCCAGGCGGTGTTCGCGCTCCTGGTGTTCGCCACGTCGCTGCATCCCTGAGGGAGGGTGGATGATGGACGAGGAGTACTTCGCGCTGGCTCGCACCCGCGGGGGACCGCCTCTACGGCTACACGCCCGGGCGGTCGCGGAAGGTCAGGCGGTTGCGGCGCGATCCGCGGGTCGAGATCGCGCCTTCGGACTTCCACGGCAATCCGCACGGCAAAGCGCGCGATGACTGCCAAGTACGGCAACAAGTTCCGGTGGATCACCATCGTGCTGATGCTCGGCAGGGGGCGGCGCAACGGCGGTGCGGCCGTGGGCGTCGAGATCAGCCTGTCGGAGTGAGGTAATCGGCTCCGCCCACGTAGACGGTGTGCCCGGTCGCCACCGGCTCCGCCGCCGCCCGTGCGATGGCTTCGGCGAACTCGGCGACGGTGGGCAGGCTCCGCGCTTCCGCCCGGCGCGCGTTGACGATGCCGGGCTCCGCGCGGTCGAGCAGCGTCACGGTGATCGTGCCCTCGATCATGTCGCCTGACACGACGACCAGCCCGACACCGCGTTCGCTCAGCACCGGGATGCGCGCGCGGAGCTCGTCCTCACCGCACCGCTTGCTCGCCGCGACCGCTTCGTAGGACGCGTAGCCCGGGCGCTGACCGTGGAAGTGCGCTTGGTGGCTCGTCACGAACACCACCCGGGAGAGCGCGGGCATCAGCGGCAGTGCCGTTTCCACCGCGCGCACCTGCGCATCACGGTTGAGGCGCATCGCGTAGCCGGGGTCCCGGTCGCGCTCCATGCCGCCGGAAGCGTTGAGCACCAAAGCATCCAGTCGTCCACAACGGTCGCGGACGAGGTCGAGCATCGCGGTGACGGCGGCGGGATCGGTGAGATCGGCCTTGACCGCCTCGGCGCTGCCGCCCGCTTCGACGATGTCCGCCACCACGCGGTCAGCGCGCTTCGCCTTGTCCCGGTAGTTCACGAACACGTGCGCTCCGGAAGCGGCTAGCAGACGCGCGGTCTCGGCTCCGACGCCGCGCGACGCGCCCGTCACGAGCACCACACGGGCCGTCATCATTTCTTTCTCCCCAAGGCTTTCAAGCGCTCTGCGGCGGCGCTGACCCCGTCCAGCAACTCCGCGCTGCGCGGTGCGCGACGACGGGGGAGGTGCGCGTTGAGCGCGGCGCCGAAGCCCGCCATGCGCACGGTCGCGTCGATGATCTCGTTCACGTCGTCCGGCCACGGCAGGGCGGGCTGCGTGATCAGCAGGGCGGCGCAGCCGTGCACCGCCGTCCACATGGTCAACGCCAGGGTGTCAGGATCCCCTTGTAGCACGCCGTTTTCCACGCAGGCGGTGACCGCGTTCACCATGTGGCCGAAGCACGC
The window above is part of the Allokutzneria albata genome. Proteins encoded here:
- a CDS encoding FecCD family ABC transporter permease; this encodes MIVRFRAVSLRVRPRSALVVITLLLLTFALAAISMTTGDFPLPVSEVVRTVLGFGDPATEFIVNRLRLPRVLIAVLVGAALALSGAVLQSLTRNPLGSPDFIGFAHGSATGALIVILLFQGSMAEISLGALVGGVLTAALAYLLAFRRGVQGFRLVLIGIGLSAMLLAANNYLVTRASLTGAIAAQTWITGTLNGRTWNQVVPLLIALAVLVPPTVYFGQKLALLELGDDKARALGVPVEITRLALLAISVTLAAVATAAAGPIAFVALTAPQLARKLTAAPGPGLTAAAATGALLLVAADLAVQRLFSPAALPVGILTSAIGGVYLAWLLVREWRRNRL
- a CDS encoding iron-siderophore ABC transporter substrate-binding protein; the encoded protein is MPRVPLRLISALALTVVLTACSGSATPQAGEGGATAPAADGVFPVRVEHKYGVTEVKSQPQRVVTLGLSDQDVALAVGIKPVGVVDWFKERPFGKWPWTQPLWGGTAPEIVGERDEYNLEKIARLRPDLIIAQYSGMKKEQYDTLSQLGVPVVAQSGRFADYAAPWQEMTRNLTKALGRGATGEKLIADITERFAKVRKENPAFATRTAIVSDTFEPGNYAAFAAHDPKAAFLVESGFKMPQKLLDVPKHENIISLGSEGLDMLDVDLLVWLSEDEVASQRVRDEPLYRKLKVAQDKRDLFVPYNEPPIGAAISFNTVLSIPYAIDKLIPLLASKVK
- a CDS encoding FecCD family ABC transporter permease; its protein translation is MRRTPTALRGLGLLVALTALGVVIVLSVWLGLRNIPLSQLWRVLWHHDGSVEAVTVHDVRLPRTLLGVLVGAALGLSGALMQALTRNPLADPGLLGVTLGASTAVVAGITFLGVHTVSGQVWIAFAGAAVASVVVYLLGASGRGRATPERLVLAGAAITATLYAVNSAMLLLSPQSFGQFRFWEVGALAGRGADVLAQVAPFLLAGIPLALLLARPLNALALGEQVGRALGAHVGRTRVLGVIAVTVLCGAATAAAGPIGFVGLAVPHAARLVVGADQRWVLPYSAVLAPILLVGADIIGRLVIAPAELQVGIVTAFIGAPVFIALCRRRSPGRL
- a CDS encoding RNA polymerase sigma factor; protein product: MTDFTRIGRDPAAFESFYREHVQAVQRFVARRVDDPHLAADLTADVFLAVIDTSHTFRADRGDPTRWLFGVARNVVAGELRRRARGLRAAGRIAGRALLDEGDIAALEARIDAASQARALYLAMTRLSDGERAVLELVALDGLTVQDAAKALGIRAGTARVRLHRARRLMRDHLVPATTEVRP
- a CDS encoding putative bifunctional diguanylate cyclase/phosphodiesterase, which translates into the protein MTIPLPDRPLHSAELELSPEALERARVRLARKWAYLVSKTTYIPMAQQEIELRLAELVDVVIATVRTEPFSAERATDVGTRLVELNFAGRTSLRRTVEILGKSLLGMADLLRVDRLPERVVGLLGALTSGYVEAVRLSIFAQQENLNRALIKAAQDAQRNSKASEARFDEVFTSSNSGIAITDLDGAFVRTNAALSEILDYGAEEFEGLTLFDVIAPEDVTFVRNALRDLADGKAERLRQRRTMLGKDGETVQAHLAISLLRDGEDNPNHYVVIVGDDTELTLLQGQLSHQSLHDVLTGLPNRQFFTTRLERVLRHADQTFGVTMYHLDLDAFSVIANGLGGQAAEALLKSVAERLRSIFAGESAMVARLGGDEFGVLVQNEAGTPDVVRTVEQINEVLAEPLYVGGNGVASSACIGVVHRPPADIEPAELLRLADMTLRRAKRNGSRQWGVHDPEQSELDRARFGLAATMPGAWESGEVGVHSRPLVRLDGGRTVAVEVLLRWEHPELGQLPHSRCVELAEQIGLVMPLGTWLLRSACESMADRQLPLGVGLTPYQAADPDLVGEVLQVLEDTGLDPAQLQLGVPVRALLSDCGEAADNLAVLADTGIGIVLDDFGTSAADLAFMEDLPVRGIRVASSLVRLQAERTGRGSSIDRALTELVSHVHSAGIAVVVGCIDTPAQLDWWRGAGADFGLGRVFPVLS
- a CDS encoding SDR family oxidoreductase produces the protein MMTARVVLVTGASRGVGAETARLLAASGAHVFVNYRDKAKRADRVVADIVEAGGSAEAVKADLTDPAAVTAMLDLVRDRCGRLDALVLNASGGMERDRDPGYAMRLNRDAQVRAVETALPLMPALSRVVFVTSHQAHFHGQRPGYASYEAVAASKRCGEDELRARIPVLSERGVGLVVVSGDMIEGTITVTLLDRAEPGIVNARRAEARSLPTVAEFAEAIARAAAEPVATGHTVYVGGADYLTPTG
- a CDS encoding type II toxin-antitoxin system RelE family toxin — encoded protein: MGPSRENPYRVGKPLREPFEGLWSARRATYRVVYRIDEEQRTIMIETIRHRGDAYR
- a CDS encoding helix-turn-helix domain-containing protein; translated protein: MSSDAPAPAPAFDPARLSMARELAGLRGPELAEAVGLTPAAVSRYELGQLRPDPCTLARCADRLGVRVGFFAPGRPHLRLDTAHAHFRSLCAIGAAERAQALAHVELLWEVANALDEVAELPAVDLGCHHDGPERTAHAIRGACGVETGPVQHLVRALEARGVVVTRLPATAGTNVGAFSCALPDRPVIVLTEREDPLRQRFSVAHELGHLLLHPDAAPGCRVHESEADAFAAEFLTPAEEIAGTFPLNAELDAVKELADAYGVSVKALAARARGLGLMTDAAHRRLLTAFAKRGWRTAEPVGGEYPGEQPNLLCRAMVRAAEHGVDLAALAVRLRVDTATLRGLIGFTERHEDAPRTLRLV
- a CDS encoding type II toxin-antitoxin system Phd/YefM family antitoxin; amino-acid sequence: MKTLPLAEVKAHLSALVSEIEAQHEQVTVTKNGTPAAVVISVHEWESLLETIAVLSDQRTVADLAEAQRTRAAGEACSTDDVLAVFEARRSAGA
- a CDS encoding GTP pyrophosphokinase, translating into METTGENPLVRRSRSELVGPPVIEDFRRLSQFLLVYKFAVEELMTKLRILSEEFDFVHRHDPIEHITHRVKRPEAIMEKLRRKGLSPDLETIAEHLDDVAGVRVVCPFVSDVYGVREMLGRQHDVKILRTKDYIASPKPNGYRSLHLIVQIPVFLSDRVEHVKVEVQMRTIAMDFWATLEHKLFYKYDDQVPADFADELASTAAVAAQLDARMESLHRRLHR